One stretch of Eupeodes corollae chromosome 2, idEupCoro1.1, whole genome shotgun sequence DNA includes these proteins:
- the LOC129947979 gene encoding uncharacterized protein LOC129947979, with translation MYRFHCLIVSILILLIIEKPEFANGDTSYRWITLQPGEKLPTNSVFVYESTTRYIGRARHFDEILPAEIYANGSAVISSCHKIKPKEKYEVLTLPEQCVWKSFSEIQNLDDTAVRIGTAWNGEPTYIVASRSDYYNSNYYYLDIIYLTKNQLFTWNAKSNIYYQDEKVYLSCPHKTKWIDTAAVKLPNNTVSGGKSEDGHDIYVAQLKRGCDIVGGQAIPEMGTATAFLNDGRPIEASYCQVLVGEPDEYTWITASDGEIPDYAVVNGKHGNEIAYVARFNKTLGHLTHSEALEEQLDYEILVAKP, from the coding sequence GTGGATAACTTTACAGCCAGGTGAAAAATTGCCCACAAATAGTGTTTTTGTTTACGAATCTACAACCCGATACATTGGCAGAGCTAGACATTTTGATGAAATCCTTCCAGCTGAAATCTATGCAAATGGTTCGGCAGTCATTTCATCGTGCcataaaataaaacccaaagaAAAATATGAGGTTCTTACATTGCCCGAACAATGTGTTTGGAAATCTTTCTCCGAAATACAGAATTTAGATGACACTGCAGTACGTATTGGTACAGCTTGGAATGGTGAACCCACCTATATTGTAGCTTCGAGAAGTGATTATTATAattctaattattattatcttgatataatttatttaactaaaaatcaattatttacatGGAATGCTAAAAGTAATATCTATTATCAAGATGAAAAGGTCTATCTGAGCTGTCCCCATAAGACCAAATGGATTGATACTGCTGCAGTGAAATTACCAAACAATACAGTATCTGGTGGCAAGTCGGAGGATGGCCATGACATTTATGTAGCTCAATTGAAACGTGGTTGTGATATTGTTGGAGGACAAGCCATACCAGAAATGGGTACTGCAACTGCATTTTTAAACGATGGCAGGCCTATTGAGGCTTCTTATTGTCAGGTATTAGTTGGTGAACCAGACGAATATACTTGGATAACAGCTAGTGATGGAGAAATTCCTGATTATGCTGTTGTTAATGGAAAACATGGAAATGAAATTGCATATGTGGCACGATTTAATAAGACTTTAGGGCATTTGACACATAGTGAGGCGCTAGAAGAACAACTTGATTATGAAATATTGGTTGCAAAACCATAA